The genomic region AGAGCCTATCCGGAAACCGATTCAGGTTGTAAGTCGATATTTGAACGGAGGTTGGTCGCCAGCGGGTGCAAGTCTTCGGAGCATCCGTCCGATTGATGCGATGCGGACCACCGCCTCACTTGATTCTGTATGGTGTTCATAGTCACGACTCAAACGCCTCCAGCGTCCAAGCCAACTGAAGGTTCGTTCGACGACCCAACGTTTGGGAACCAACACGAATCCTTTGGCTCCCTTGGGGCGACGAACGACTTCCAGCTTCCAAGACAGGTTCCTTTGGCGACCAAGCCAAGAATTCAACGCGTGATTGTGGTACTTCGAATCGGCCCAAACGACCTGCAAACGAGGTTGTCGCGATTGCGAAAGCTGCTTCATCACCGGGCGAGCAGCGTAGGCATCGTCCACCGAGGCGATCGTCACCGTCACGGCGAGCAGCAACCCGAGCGCATCGACCGCAATATTTCGCTTTCGGCCCGTAATTTTCTTGCCGCCGTCGTATCCGCGGCTTCCACTTCGTTCGCTGGTCTTCACGCTTTGGCTATCGATGCTGCACGCGCTAGGCTCGAGTTCTTCGCTGGGCGCTTCAAGCATTCGAATCGCTCCGACAAGTCGATCGTTGATCTTTTGAAGCGTTCCATCGTCACGCCACTTCGCGAAGTAGTCGTACACCGTACTCTTGGGAAGCAGGTCGTGTGGAATCATGTCCCACTGACACCCGCTGCGGCATTGGTAGAAGATCGTATTGAGAACCTCCCGCATATCAACGGTCCGAGGGCGACCACCTTTACGGCTCTTGCAAG from Rhodopirellula halodulae harbors:
- a CDS encoding IS5 family transposase; translation: MTDGNRKRYPSDLTDEQWEIINELIPKPCKSRKGGRPRTVDMREVLNTIFYQCRSGCQWDMIPHDLLPKSTVYDYFAKWRDDGTLQKINDRLVGAIRMLEAPSEELEPSACSIDSQSVKTSERSGSRGYDGGKKITGRKRNIAVDALGLLLAVTVTIASVDDAYAARPVMKQLSQSRQPRLQVVWADSKYHNHALNSWLGRQRNLSWKLEVVRRPKGAKGFVLVPKRWVVERTFSWLGRWRRLSRDYEHHTESSEAVVRIASIGRMLRRLAPAGDQPPFKYRLTT